The Pseudomonadota bacterium genome includes the window GTCCTGGCGATTATTACCGGCATAAAAAAATGGCGGCCTGATATTGATTTTCTTGTTGTGTCGGGTACATCGGTGCCCCATATCCTGTTGAGACAAGGCATTGAAGTCATTAAGCTCCCGAGTGTAAAAAAAGTGATAACAAGCGAAGGCGGTTTTTTATCTCCCCGGTATCTCCATGAGACAAGCCTTGATGATGTCCTTGAATACCGAAAAAGGGCTATTGCAGGCTCATTTGATTTTTTCAGGCCTGATGCACTGATGATCGAGCACTATATAGCCGGGTTGTCAGGCGAAGTCACCCCTCTTCTTGCCAGAAAAAAGACCTGCAAAGGGACTTCGGACGAATTCCCCCTGGTCAACATATCACGGGGCATTTTGGGTGGCGCTCCCGGATCGCATGAAGGCCGATTCCAGTTACCGCTGACCGATTATGTATCATTGTATGACTTCATGTATGTATTTGATGACAAAACCACCATAGACGTAAACAGGGAGTTCCTCGGCAATGATCCCCTCATTGAATCGAGAATCCGGTATGTGGGGAGAATAACCGATAAACATCTTGATGAATTGCCTGATCCTCAGGAGGTTCTCAAGCGATTCCGTCTGCCGGACAAACCTATCATTCTTATGAGCCTCTCCCGCCATGGTGATATCAGCGCTTTGAGTCGGCGCCTCATGTCCGCATTTCATCGAACAGGGCTGAGCAGACTCAGCCAGATCATCATGATCATAGACCCGTACCTTGACCAGAACATTTTTAAAGGTTTACAGAACGACCCCCTGTTTGAGGATGTCCGGTTCCTGCCATTTTTTTACCCCCTCATAGACCTCATCCATGTATCAAAACTGGTCGTATGCCGTGCAGGCTACAATATTATCAATGAGATCCTCCTGACCGATTCGAGGGCGCTCATCATACCGGAACACCATCCCGGCGGCGAGCAGGAGCGCCGTGCGTGTCTCATTCCCAAGGATAATGTCATTGTAATGACTGAAGAGGAGATACTTGCCTCTTTGCCTGACCATATCCTTTTGGACCTTCTAAACCGGAACACGGTTCCCCTCCATTTCAGCTTTGACAAATACCAAATCGGCAAAGGCATCATTACCGATTTAGAGGACTGGGCAAAGACACGTCAGCCTTGAGTTGTTCTTAAAGTGCTAAATTCATCGTGTTATATCGGCAGATACCGGACCGTATTCAGCCCAGTCGTCGGCTTGTTGTCTTCACCCCGTGTATGGACCGGGTATCCTCGCTTTGCACGAAGCAAGCATATAGTCTTTTGGCCTTAATCGTGAATTAAGAGAAGAAATGTTGGTTTTTAGGTGTTTCCTTGCTGTTTGACGTACCTACCTGGTGGCTACGATATTCTCAAGGAATTAGCTTGACCCCAATTGCTCTGAAATTCTCTTCCTAATTATCTGTGTCCTGAAAGAAGGCATACAAGGCAACTGTCAGAACCACATCCTCAACCCTGCATTGACACTGTGGGCAATATATTTTCCCTCGCCGATCTGGGCGTCATAGTTGACAGATAAGGACAAGTTATTTCCGGTCAATACGGTGATGCCTGTCCCGAGGGAAAGGAAACCCCTGTCAGGCGATGCGGTCTGGATGCTGAAAGGAGAGCTCCCCTGGGCCAACCGAGCGGATACGTTCTGACTGTTCCGTGAGAACTCATAACCGTAAGAGGCTCTTATGTTCGGCATGAGCAGTGCCTTCTCGGTCTGCCAGGCATAGGATACCTTCCCGCCTATATTTCCCAGGAGGGACTCGGTGTTCTGCTTGTCCACATCAAGGCTTATAGCATTAGCTCCCTTCTCAATATAGCTGTCGATACCAAGCTTGACATACTGGAAGGATGCATTCGGGGTAATGATCCAGTTGTTTTTGCGGAAATCGTAGCCTGTGCCTCCGTAAACGGTAAGCTGATTGCCTTTAGGGGATGCCGTGGCAGTACGGTCAAGTCCGGGGAATACGATGCGCCGTGTATTGTCGTAGTTGGCGAAGCCGTAGCTTATGCTGCCGTCCAAGTAGAAGTTATTTTTATAGTAGGTCCCGTAAGTTCCCAGGGTATAGCCGTCCATCTTTACTTTACTGCCTATGTTGTCCACATTGGCCCTGGAAGTATTGAGCCCCAGCATGAGACCGGCGATGAAGTTATTAGTAAAATGGTAGTCCGAGCCCATGGTAATACCCGTATTAGTGAAGTCATACCCTGTCGTGTCCGGCGTGTCCTTCTGGTTTCCGTAAACGGCATTGCCCCTTACGAAGAAGCCCCATCTTTCATCCACCCCTGAGGGAAGCATACCGGCGAGATCGGGGTTTATACTGGCAAGCATTATTGGTGCTCCATTCCCGTTTTTGAAGTACAGTCCGTTGAGACTCATACCCCGTATCCCGTGCCTGAGGTCGCTTAAGCGTTCAGAGAGGTTCCCTGTCTGGAAGGATGCGCTGCTGATTCCCATGCCGAATTGGGCATCAGAGCCTTTGGGGGCAAGCTGATCTAAAGCATAGGCTGCCTGTCCGTATGTGGGGAGATCATCGAGGGTATGTAAAACCGTATCAAGATCCCCTGCTGTTGCATTGCGCACCGAATTGAGCATGGAACCAACCGCCATCTGATTCGCAGTGAGAAAGGGAAGGAGGTTCTCATTGGTATAATCCCTTTCCACCATGAGATATACCTGGTTGGGAATGTCGTACTTGGATTTAAAGAGTACCGTAGGGGTAATGTTGGTGAGATGGGAGGTGAACTGTCCCGTTATCCCTGATGAGGCAGTAATGATGATGAATTTATTCTGCGGCTCCGGGACGTATCCGCCTGACCATAGAGTCTTGAGGCTACCGCTGAGGTTGGCTGTACCGTTTATGGCAAGGAGATCATTGCTGGTCGTGGAGGCTATCTCGATATTAAGGGTTCCCCCCGGGCCCTGGGTGTAGTTGCTGTTGAGAGTGAGGGTGCCGATGGACCCTCCCGGCGATACGATGCCATTGTTGACCACTTTGCTGAAAGTCCCATAACCGCCCACCGTGGCGCCTTGATTTACGGTCAGCGTGCCGCCAAGGGAAGCACCTGAGGATAGGAAGAGCAGTCCCTCGGACATGGTGGCCTGCCCGGTGTAGCCCGATCCGTTCCCGGATATGGTCAGTCCGGCGGAACCGGCAAAGGTGAAGGGACCGCTGCCGGAAAAAGAACCGCCTAAACTTGAGGCCTGGCCATTATTGTTAAAAGTACCGCCGCCGCTGTTTACCGTGATGTTCCGGGAGGTGCTGAGGGAAAGACTGGGCTGAAGAGTGCCTCCATTGAATGTCAATGTGCCTGAGGAAGCGCCAAGGTTAGCGTCTGAACTGACGTATAAGGTCCCGCTATTCAAGACCGTGCCGCCGGTGTATGTATTTGTGCCGGAGAGTGTCAGGCGCCCTGATCCGCTGACGGTTACCGTACCCGATCCCGATAGGACTCCACCGACTGTCTGGTTGCCGGAGGAGGTGTTGAAGTTCAAACCGTTTGCAGGGATAGTAAAACCGCTTTGCAGCACGTCAACCCCTGCCACCAGCAGGGTACCTCCGCCGAATGTCAGGGCATTATTGCTACCGCCGAGGTTGGCCCAGTTCGCTACCTTCACACTCCCATTATTCAAGACTGTGCCGCCGGTGTATGTATTTGTGCCTGTTAGTTCCAAAGTCCCGGCTCCTGCCTTCGTGAGACTTTCTGAACCGGAAATAACTCCGGAAAGCGTAAGGGTATTCCCATTGGTATCAAACGTACCGCCGCCGGAATTGAGGGTCACGCTCCTGGCAGATGTCATGTCCGAGGACAATTGCAGGGTACCTCCGCCAAAGAGCAATCCGCCGGACAATGCTCCCAAACTGGCGTTCTGTGTGACATTTATGATGCCGCCATTGAAGTACGTGCCCCCGGTATATGATGTAGAGCCGCGCAAGGTCAGCGTTCCTGAATTAACTTTGTAGAGGCCGCCGGAACCGTCGAAGGTTCCGTTGTTGGTGAAGGTGTTGTTGCCGGCATCGAAACGGATGTTTCCCGAAATGGCGCCGGAATTAACAAAGGCATTCCCTGTGCCCAGAAACTTTGCTGCGTAGGAGTCTGTTCCGGAAGCGCTGAGCGTGCCGTTATTGGTGAAGGTGTTGTTGTCGCCCTGCGCTAAAAATGCGATGCTGTTTGTTCCGGATACAGAGACTGTACCATTGTTAAGGACCGTGTTTCCGGTATTGACGCGTATTCCCCACAGGCCTGTCGAGTTTCCGGTGATGCTTCCGGTGACGGTATTTGTTATTGTATTGTTATCATAGACATGGATGCCGTTTCCGCCGGATAAGGGCTTAATGCTGCCGGAATTTGTGATGGTGTTATTGCTGACAGCGTCTATTCCGGTGACGACGTTGCTTATGGAAGCGCTGTTGGTGATGGTGTTACCGCTTGCAGCCAGAATGCCCGTAGGCTGCTGCAGAGCTTCATCCGGCGCAATGGCGATGGCGTTTGTAATGGTGGTGTTGCTCACGCCGCTATAGTCGAAGAAATGAAAATTGTCGACGGACGAATTGTTCTGGTCGAACACGCTGACCGTGATTTCTCTACCGTTGATGGACGTGACGGCATAGTTGTATCTCATTGCATAGACATCGCCCGGATAGACTGCCTGGTAGTTGCATGCCGTGCCTTCTTCTTCACACCCCATAGGGGCGCCGCCGGTTCCGGCCAGCACCTGGTAGGTGCCGTCGTGCAGGGTCCGGTAATAAATGTGCTCATGTCCAGCAAATAGAATTGAGGCATTTGTATTGTTGGCATTGCCGGATGTGGTGATCGTTTGCCATGTATCTGTCATATTGGGATTCGCTGAAGGAATCTCGGGAGACCAGGCCGGGACGTGGGTCAAAACAAAGGTATGGGCTGCCGTATTGTTTGCCAAAAGGCCTTTCATCCAGTCCTGTTGTGCTTGATTGATGCCGTATCCCGGCTCCACGGCATTTGTGGTGGCGTAAAAGCTGTCGGCAATGATGAAGAGTGAATTGCCAATATGGAATGATAAGGCCAAATTATCGAGCTCGGCGTGGCCAGGAACATTCTGTTTCTGTATAGTTAGCAAGTCTGTGCCATTAAAGTAGTTTTGGACATCTTGCTGCCTTTGCAGTGCTTGATCGGCAAGATTAGGCGCATGATGCATTGTATAGAGTTCATGGTTGCCCACGGCGAAGGCCGACGGGATGCCTGCAGCGGTAAAGCGATCCGTGAACACTTCTTTGAACTTTGTCAGATTGGTCACGCCGGTGTCGTAGCCGCCCCGGTAAGCAGCGTCGCCGCCGAAGATCACCACCTTGGGTTTTACGCTCATAGCGAGGATGCTGTCTACAATGGGGGTGAGGATGCTCGTGGTTATGAGATCGTTATTGGCATCGCCCCGGGTGTCCGCCACCCAGGCGAAACTCTGTGATTGGTCGGCATGTACGGGAATAACACAGCAGTGGATGGTAAAGACAAGTGTGAATATTATGAGAAGAAACTCAAAAATTGTACATTCGCTTTTGGTCGATGTAATTTGTCAACTCCTCAGCAAAGTATATTGAACATAGCCTGATGGAAATTTACCTTTGATCGTATGGTATGAATAACACAAGAAAAACAAAGTATCAATGCAATACATGCTAATTTTATTGTTAAAAATCAAACAATATCCATTAAAAAAACAATGCCTCCCTGGGTGTTAATTGCCAATTCTAACGTTGCATATCGGGCGAGGTTTTAAAAACTCAACTTCATTATCAATGGTGTTGATGGTCTCTCCCTTCATCATCTCTACCGTGCTATGGCTTTTCTCGGGGAAGAGATCGAAGACCAGTTGGATTGCACCCCGTTTTTGCCACAGTGTACCAAGGATGTTATCGAAGAGGATTTGTTCTCTCAACGCCGGAATCTCTTCAGCAGGCTGGACCTCGTTTTCTTCGACACCACCTCCATCTATTTCGAGGGAGAAGGAGGAGAAAGAATAGGCCGTCGGTGTTACCATTCCTCTCACTATGCGGGAGGTATCATGACGTTAATAAAATCTTCGAAGAACAATCTGTGGTGCCAAGAACTTTTTCCACATAACAATGTGGCTGAAATAGTTAAACTATTTTTTAGCAAGTGTTAAAGATCAGCTTGAATAAAGATTACTTTCTGAGTCAGGAATAAATATTTAGCCCACTAACCCCTTCGCCTCTTTTTTGTGGTCACAGCTTTTTCTTCGAAGTTCTCCCCAAGTCCATACCGTTTGAGTAGAAAAGGCCAATCAGGCTTTTCAATCAAACTGACAAGGGCATAATTTATCTTCGCTCTGTAGGGACTGTCTTTCGGAAGACCGAAGGCGAACTGGAACCTTCGGAAGTTTGTGGGATAGGTGGAAATCCGGTCTTTGTAGGTATTATATTTGAAATAATTGAGTGTGATCTCGTCGTACAAGACCCCTTCAATTTTGCGTTTGATTAAGGCATCCATCATTTCATCCTCATCCAGGTACAAGGTATACTTCCCCCCGATGGCTTTAAGGGGTACCGACTCGGCGCTCCCCTTGACACCTCCAAGGTGCATATGCTGAAGTGACTCTTCGCTTACTGAATTGACCATTGAACTGTTGATGGTGAGAGTACTCGCCAGTGAGGCAATTAATGCGCTGAGTGCAATGGTGCAGGAGAACATCCAGGCTATTCCGAGGATACGGGCTGTGAGCGATTTAAGGGTAACGCCAAAACAGACGCCGGAAGCAAGCGTTGAACCAACCCAATATATGCCTGAACCGATACCCTTTATAGCACTGCCACCGAAATAGTCCGGGTTTTCTCTCCGTTCGATAAGCCAAAAAAGAAAACCGAGGATACAGAGGATCAGCCCGAGAGATATTAATATCTTTAATGTTCCCCATGAAAAAAAGATTGCGATTGCTTCCCACCATAGATGGTGAGCCTTCTCCGGCAGCGTTGCTAAGGCAAGACGTGTACTTCCGAAGGCGAAAGTGTAGTCCATGAATTGCTCTCTCTCTGCTGTGACGTAAAAGGCCTCAATGGAAATGTCTATCTTATTCTCTCGAAGGGCATCGAGGAGTTCATGAAACTTCATTTCCTTGAACTCATAATCGACTTTAAGGCTTTGAGCTATGATCTTCCAGATGTCTACAGTCATTCCAGTCCATTCTCCACTATCCTCTTTTATAAGGTAGGGTGGATCATGTAAAACACCGACGACCAGTTTTTTCCCCGGAGGATAAGGGGAGCCTTCATAGGTTTTAGCTATCAGTACGGCAGGTAGAAGTATCAGTGCCACAAGAAGCGTTAATAAAATCGTATATTTCTTATTTCCCATAGATATACTCCTTTTTCAGTGAATAGTCGTCAGTAGATAGTGAATAGTCATAACCCATTCGCTGCCTCTTCATCGCTTTTCACTGCCTTTATCTCTTTTCTCTTTTCACTGCCTTTATCACTATTCATCCCTGAGTGCTGCGATAGGATCAAGTCGGGCTGCCTGACGTGCAGGATAGAAACCGAAAAAAACCCCCACTACCGTTGATACGCCAACGCCAAGAAGAATTGCTGTATAGGATATGAGAAACCCCCACTTCGCAAAGTATGCAAAAATATAAGAAACTGTAATTCCCAGTAATATACCGATAATACCCCCTGCAAGACAGAGGGTAACGGATTCTATAATGAACTGGCTTTGAATATCACTTTGCTGGGCGCCAAGTGCCCTGCGGATGCCGATCTCTTTTCTGCGCTCTGTAACAGAGACAAGCATCACATTCATCACGCCAACACCGCCTACAATCAGGGATATACTGCCAATGGCGCCGAGAAGGAGCGTAAAAAGTCGCATCTGTTTGCCCATGTCTTCTATCAATTGCTCGGCAGTACGCACTTTTATGATGAGCCCTCTCTGTTTTGCGCCAAAATAATGATTCAATTCTTTTTCCAGGACAGAAGCGTGTTGGAGTTTATTTAGTCTTGCAATAAATGTATTAATGCCTCTTTCTTCAAAGCTCCTCGACGCAGTGGTTATATGGGTGATTACCCCCTTATTGATTCCACCCGGCAGCATGCCCTCGCCTTCAGATGTCTTATTGATTATACCTATAACAGTGTAGATACGATTCCCGAATTTAAAATCCGACCCAAGGATGTTTTTTGACCCCGATTTTTGCAAAAAATCTGCAAGCTCAGATCCTATGACACAAAAATATCTGTAACTGTCGAGGTCGGATATCTGCCGCCCCTCATGAATCGTCAATTTGCATATATCAAAAAATGATTGTGTCACGCCAAGCATATCAACGAAAGTATTTTTACTGTTATGGGAAAATTGTGTACCTGAGGTAATATAAGGTGCAACGCTTGCAATGTTGGGAACATGTTTACTAAGGGCAAGGGTACCCGAAAGCGGGAAAGTCACCGTCTTGTTCGGGCTGCTGTAATCCTTTGATACTGCTATGATATTAATACCCATATCCTCAAATTGTTTGAGTGTTTGATTTTCAACTATCTCCCCGATAGATACCATGCCGATAACAGAACCAATGCCTATGATAATACCAATAAGCGCAAGAATGGTCCTTTGTTTGGCCTTTGTAAGGCTCTCTAAGGCCTCGTTTATATTTATTTTAAGCATCATTTTCTGTTTGCCATGCCCTGACTGTCAATGATGATCCCGTCCCTGAGCTCTGTCATTCTCTCACACTGTTTTGCTATGCCGAGATCATGGGTAATAATTACAAAGGTAATTCCCTCTTCCTCGTTCATTTTTTTAAAGAAAGCGAGAATTTCCTGGCCTGTATG containing:
- a CDS encoding transporter substrate-binding domain-containing protein → MGNKKYTILLTLLVALILLPAVLIAKTYEGSPYPPGKKLVVGVLHDPPYLIKEDSGEWTGMTVDIWKIIAQSLKVDYEFKEMKFHELLDALRENKIDISIEAFYVTAEREQFMDYTFAFGSTRLALATLPEKAHHLWWEAIAIFFSWGTLKILISLGLILCILGFLFWLIERRENPDYFGGSAIKGIGSGIYWVGSTLASGVCFGVTLKSLTARILGIAWMFSCTIALSALIASLASTLTINSSMVNSVSEESLQHMHLGGVKGSAESVPLKAIGGKYTLYLDEDEMMDALIKRKIEGVLYDEITLNYFKYNTYKDRISTYPTNFRRFQFAFGLPKDSPYRAKINYALVSLIEKPDWPFLLKRYGLGENFEEKAVTTKKRRRG
- a CDS encoding ABC transporter permease; translated protein: MMLKININEALESLTKAKQRTILALIGIIIGIGSVIGMVSIGEIVENQTLKQFEDMGINIIAVSKDYSSPNKTVTFPLSGTLALSKHVPNIASVAPYITSGTQFSHNSKNTFVDMLGVTQSFFDICKLTIHEGRQISDLDSYRYFCVIGSELADFLQKSGSKNILGSDFKFGNRIYTVIGIINKTSEGEGMLPGGINKGVITHITTASRSFEERGINTFIARLNKLQHASVLEKELNHYFGAKQRGLIIKVRTAEQLIEDMGKQMRLFTLLLGAIGSISLIVGGVGVMNVMLVSVTERRKEIGIRRALGAQQSDIQSQFIIESVTLCLAGGIIGILLGITVSYIFAYFAKWGFLISYTAILLGVGVSTVVGVFFGFYPARQAARLDPIAALRDE
- a CDS encoding autotransporter domain-containing protein, translating into MADTRGDANNDLITTSILTPIVDSILAMSVKPKVVIFGGDAAYRGGYDTGVTNLTKFKEVFTDRFTAAGIPSAFAVGNHELYTMHHAPNLADQALQRQQDVQNYFNGTDLLTIQKQNVPGHAELDNLALSFHIGNSLFIIADSFYATTNAVEPGYGINQAQQDWMKGLLANNTAAHTFVLTHVPAWSPEIPSANPNMTDTWQTITTSGNANNTNASILFAGHEHIYYRTLHDGTYQVLAGTGGAPMGCEEEGTACNYQAVYPGDVYAMRYNYAVTSINGREITVSVFDQNNSSVDNFHFFDYSGVSNTTITNAIAIAPDEALQQPTGILAASGNTITNSASISNVVTGIDAVSNNTITNSGSIKPLSGGNGIHVYDNNTITNTVTGSITGNSTGLWGIRVNTGNTVLNNGTVSVSGTNSIAFLAQGDNNTFTNNGTLSASGTDSYAAKFLGTGNAFVNSGAISGNIRFDAGNNTFTNNGTFDGSGGLYKVNSGTLTLRGSTSYTGGTYFNGGIINVTQNASLGALSGGLLFGGGTLQLSSDMTSARSVTLNSGGGTFDTNGNTLTLSGVISGSESLTKAGAGTLELTGTNTYTGGTVLNNGSVKVANWANLGGSNNALTFGGGTLLVAGVDVLQSGFTIPANGLNFNTSSGNQTVGGVLSGSGTVTVSGSGRLTLSGTNTYTGGTVLNSGTLYVSSDANLGASSGTLTFNGGTLQPSLSLSTSRNITVNSGGGTFNNNGQASSLGGSFSGSGPFTFAGSAGLTISGNGSGYTGQATMSEGLLFLSSGASLGGTLTVNQGATVGGYGTFSKVVNNGIVSPGGSIGTLTLNSNYTQGPGGTLNIEIASTTSNDLLAINGTANLSGSLKTLWSGGYVPEPQNKFIIITASSGITGQFTSHLTNITPTVLFKSKYDIPNQVYLMVERDYTNENLLPFLTANQMAVGSMLNSVRNATAGDLDTVLHTLDDLPTYGQAAYALDQLAPKGSDAQFGMGISSASFQTGNLSERLSDLRHGIRGMSLNGLYFKNGNGAPIMLASINPDLAGMLPSGVDERWGFFVRGNAVYGNQKDTPDTTGYDFTNTGITMGSDYHFTNNFIAGLMLGLNTSRANVDNIGSKVKMDGYTLGTYGTYYKNNFYLDGSISYGFANYDNTRRIVFPGLDRTATASPKGNQLTVYGGTGYDFRKNNWIITPNASFQYVKLGIDSYIEKGANAISLDVDKQNTESLLGNIGGKVSYAWQTEKALLMPNIRASYGYEFSRNSQNVSARLAQGSSPFSIQTASPDRGFLSLGTGITVLTGNNLSLSVNYDAQIGEGKYIAHSVNAGLRMWF
- a CDS encoding glycosyltransferase, producing the protein MSNRIHRILIYTHNSIGLGHTFRVLAIITGIKKWRPDIDFLVVSGTSVPHILLRQGIEVIKLPSVKKVITSEGGFLSPRYLHETSLDDVLEYRKRAIAGSFDFFRPDALMIEHYIAGLSGEVTPLLARKKTCKGTSDEFPLVNISRGILGGAPGSHEGRFQLPLTDYVSLYDFMYVFDDKTTIDVNREFLGNDPLIESRIRYVGRITDKHLDELPDPQEVLKRFRLPDKPIILMSLSRHGDISALSRRLMSAFHRTGLSRLSQIIMIIDPYLDQNIFKGLQNDPLFEDVRFLPFFYPLIDLIHVSKLVVCRAGYNIINEILLTDSRALIIPEHHPGGEQERRACLIPKDNVIVMTEEEILASLPDHILLDLLNRNTVPLHFSFDKYQIGKGIITDLEDWAKTRQP